GAACAGCACCCCGACACATTCTATTGCACTGCTCCTGTATAAACGACCATCCTTTCATCGCGTGCAAAGCCAATGAGGGTTATTCCCATCGCCTGTGCAAGATCTGCTGCCAATGAACTCGCTGCGGATACGGCAACCACGACAGGTATGCGCGCAACAACGGCCTTTTGTACAATTTCAAAGCTCGCCCTGCTGCTCACCGCGAGTATCTGCACCCCCTCCCCTTCTGCTACGCTGTGTGTTTCGAGCAAATGCCCCACAACCTTATCTACTGCATTGTGCCGGCCAATATCTTCAAAACAGCAATACATATCTCCCATTTCTGAAAATGCGGCAGCAGCATGAACGCCCCCTGTTTGTGCAAACACGTACTGCGATTGGCGCATCTGCTCTTGCGCGGAAAAAATCATCTCTGCCCGAATGGTGCGATTGTCGTCCATGGGCTGGCATCGCTGCATCATATCTTCTATCTGCTCGCGCCCACATACCCCACACGCCGATGA
The nucleotide sequence above comes from Gemmatimonadota bacterium. Encoded proteins:
- the fdhD gene encoding formate dehydrogenase accessory sulfurtransferase FdhD encodes the protein MRAKSETSVIHRVMRYDSSIGKSADDVLVVEEPLEIRVAGESVAVTMRTPGDDRALALGFLYGEGIIREIGDVGRAEHCGRPGTPEYGNVIDVLPRPGEILDPERIRAGRRGTLTSSACGVCGREQIEDMMQRCQPMDDNRTIRAEMIFSAQEQMRQSQYVFAQTGGVHAAAAFSEMGDMYCCFEDIGRHNAVDKVVGHLLETHSVAEGEGVQILAVSSRASFEIVQKAVVARIPVVVAVSAASSLAADLAQAMGITLIGFARDERMVVYTGAVQ